From Paenibacillus physcomitrellae, the proteins below share one genomic window:
- a CDS encoding GT-D fold domain-containing glycosyltransferase yields the protein MKRKQPPLHAAVNFHSSGSRSTLPGEKNTPAASVSAAAHQRSRRQGGKLGALSTKAGRRRSRRHRRSRRGTTALRIKRRRGARRTSLRIYKRIDKRTGAKSLIQQPDLLQPFDAEEAAAAQQTPQDKPAAEQQTEQMAGEAELEERYQAGLREGYFEGGEGEVARLLPPNTILQGYTARDIIAAGLSQLPREAFIPLLPAEGVTEMFRESLTTGRSLSLVRLGDGELLTLAHDTVLPVEEARRRGPFLPYAGVELPDPGVREKLAQALFKADIIGVPQSRHPSFQGLLFPVLSHYGLDPAKLRLTLSTVNYAMVERGLLLPLLQGRKVLVVGNKSPGLAEVLARSGVEIGGIIPSVQGAHDAENAVAAAAGHSFDLALVSAGIAAVLICSEIASRLGKPAIDFGHLANKLESGEMTLR from the coding sequence ATGAAAAGGAAACAACCGCCGTTACATGCTGCCGTGAACTTTCATTCCTCTGGAAGCAGATCAACCCTTCCCGGGGAAAAAAATACGCCTGCCGCTTCCGTCAGCGCCGCTGCTCACCAGCGGTCCCGCCGGCAGGGGGGCAAGCTGGGCGCTTTGAGCACGAAAGCCGGGAGAAGGCGGAGCCGGCGGCATCGCAGGTCCCGGCGGGGAACAACAGCGCTGCGGATTAAGCGGAGAAGGGGAGCCCGGAGAACGTCCTTAAGAATATATAAACGAATAGACAAACGGACGGGGGCTAAATCCCTCATCCAACAGCCGGATCTTTTGCAGCCGTTCGATGCTGAAGAGGCAGCAGCTGCACAGCAGACACCGCAGGACAAACCGGCTGCTGAGCAGCAAACGGAACAAATGGCCGGCGAAGCCGAATTGGAGGAACGGTACCAGGCAGGTTTGAGAGAAGGATATTTTGAAGGAGGGGAAGGTGAAGTTGCACGGCTCCTCCCTCCCAACACAATCCTGCAGGGTTATACGGCAAGGGATATCATAGCCGCGGGTCTTTCCCAGCTGCCCCGGGAGGCATTTATTCCGCTGCTTCCGGCAGAAGGAGTGACGGAGATGTTCCGGGAATCTTTGACCACCGGCCGTTCCTTATCTTTGGTGAGGCTTGGAGACGGGGAATTGCTGACGCTGGCGCATGATACGGTGCTGCCGGTGGAAGAAGCGCGGCGAAGGGGGCCTTTCCTGCCTTATGCAGGGGTAGAACTGCCGGACCCCGGCGTCCGGGAGAAGCTGGCACAAGCTCTCTTTAAGGCCGATATTATCGGGGTTCCTCAGTCGCGGCATCCTTCCTTTCAGGGCCTGCTGTTCCCCGTATTGTCCCATTATGGACTTGATCCTGCGAAGCTCCGGCTGACTTTGTCGACGGTTAACTACGCCATGGTGGAGCGAGGCCTGCTCCTTCCCTTGCTGCAGGGGCGGAAAGTGCTGGTTGTCGGCAATAAATCGCCCGGACTGGCAGAGGTGCTGGCGAGGTCTGGTGTTGAGATCGGAGGCATAATTCCATCTGTACAAGGAGCGCATGATGCCGAAAATGCTGTTGCGGCTGCCGCCGGCCATTCCTTTGACCTGGCTTTGGTTTCCGCCGGGATTGCAGCGGTCCTCATTTGCAGCGAGATAGCTTCCCGGCTTGGGAAGCCGGCAATTGATTTTGGCCATCTGGCCAACAAATTGGAAAGCGGCGAGATGACGCTCCGCTGA
- a CDS encoding glycosyltransferase family 4 protein produces the protein MALNPHKVAVISPGSFVIPSGRSSSVERVIEKVVPLAAGNLDIRVYGRTGEDGPVKAMLGTVPCCRVPGGSAYLPSILRHLRAWRPDSVDVHNRPILASRLKQRMPQARIYLSLHSTTFVQDKHFPRTWGETALNQLDGIILNSRYLHRELKNLFPGLSAKLEVNHLGVSLEDFVPRWTPVGEGLRKARLEEYGWSGRKIILYIGRLIPEKGVHHLLQALPKLLLQEPQALLLVVGGAFYGSLRETDYVRDLKKMAEAYPGQVEFLPFTPYPQVADWYNLADIVVVPSGEDEAFGLVNVEAMAAGIPVVATRAGGIPEIVEDGLSGFLVNPEHMNDELPAYLLKLLGSEELRREMGLNGLDIVRSRFRWQHTAARWIRIMSQEHDQGGWEDREAYL, from the coding sequence ATGGCTTTGAATCCTCACAAGGTTGCGGTAATTTCGCCGGGATCGTTTGTCATTCCATCAGGACGAAGCAGTTCGGTGGAACGTGTAATCGAAAAAGTGGTCCCGCTGGCTGCAGGAAACCTGGATATCCGGGTATACGGCAGAACAGGGGAAGATGGACCCGTGAAAGCGATGCTTGGAACGGTGCCCTGCTGCAGAGTGCCGGGAGGTTCGGCCTATTTGCCGTCCATTCTTCGTCATCTCCGGGCATGGCGGCCGGATTCGGTTGATGTGCATAACAGGCCGATTCTGGCCAGCAGGCTGAAGCAGCGCATGCCGCAGGCCAGAATTTATTTATCGCTGCATTCGACTACGTTTGTTCAGGATAAACATTTTCCGCGGACCTGGGGAGAAACGGCGCTTAATCAGCTCGACGGTATTATCTTGAACAGCCGTTATCTGCATAGAGAGCTAAAGAACCTTTTCCCCGGATTGTCGGCCAAACTGGAAGTGAATCATCTGGGGGTCAGCCTGGAGGATTTTGTTCCGCGCTGGACGCCAGTAGGGGAAGGTTTAAGAAAGGCAAGACTAGAGGAATACGGCTGGAGCGGCCGAAAAATCATTTTATACATCGGACGGCTGATTCCGGAAAAAGGGGTACATCACCTGCTGCAAGCTCTTCCTAAGCTGCTGCTGCAAGAGCCGCAGGCGCTGCTTCTGGTCGTTGGCGGGGCGTTCTACGGAAGCCTTCGGGAAACGGATTATGTTCGCGATTTGAAGAAAATGGCCGAAGCTTATCCCGGACAGGTGGAATTTCTTCCGTTCACCCCCTACCCTCAGGTAGCGGATTGGTACAATCTCGCGGATATTGTAGTTGTCCCCTCCGGGGAAGACGAGGCGTTTGGGCTTGTTAATGTGGAGGCGATGGCGGCCGGCATTCCTGTTGTTGCCACCAGAGCGGGAGGTATACCGGAAATTGTTGAAGACGGATTGTCAGGTTTCCTGGTCAATCCGGAGCACATGAACGATGAATTGCCGGCATACCTGCTTAAACTTCTTGGCAGCGAGGAGCTGCGGCGGGAGATGGGACTGAACGGGCTGGACATCGTACGCAGCCGGTTCCGCTGGCAGCATACGGCAGCCCGGTGGATCCGGATCATGTCGCAGGAACATGACCAGGGAGGCTGGGAAGATCGGGAAGCGTATTTATAA
- a CDS encoding helix-turn-helix domain-containing protein, whose protein sequence is MLNTSPSSFVLKRAFAKIVCEPGWKWQKREKPLENFDLFYVWSGEGTLILNERPTQIGKGSCFLFRPGDYTSATHNPQKPLVLTYIHFDVRGSLEEIPSRYRKLEETLDFEFMLSRYVRLFLNQDTYGAEEEARLLLKQMMIYLLREERHDPAPQTVSHHLDESIQEIANYVLQHPGLPHRTKDLAARAGLSPRYFSIKFKEITGSPVQSYIIKCRIDRARHLLLHAGMNVTEVAEALGYRDIFFFSRQFKQYTGKSPSEIR, encoded by the coding sequence ATGCTGAATACTTCTCCTTCCTCTTTTGTATTAAAGCGGGCATTCGCCAAAATCGTCTGCGAACCCGGATGGAAATGGCAGAAGCGGGAGAAGCCGCTGGAGAATTTTGATCTGTTCTATGTATGGAGCGGAGAAGGGACGCTGATTCTGAACGAGCGGCCGACCCAGATCGGCAAGGGAAGCTGTTTCCTGTTCCGCCCGGGCGACTACACCAGCGCTACCCATAATCCTCAGAAGCCGCTTGTGCTGACTTACATTCATTTCGATGTCAGAGGGTCTCTGGAGGAAATCCCGTCGCGCTACCGCAAGCTGGAGGAGACGCTGGATTTTGAGTTCATGCTCTCCAGATATGTCCGGCTGTTCCTGAATCAGGACACGTATGGTGCCGAGGAAGAAGCCCGTCTGCTGCTCAAGCAGATGATGATTTACCTGCTGCGGGAGGAACGCCATGATCCGGCGCCTCAGACGGTCAGCCATCATCTGGACGAGTCGATCCAGGAGATCGCCAATTATGTGCTCCAGCATCCCGGCCTGCCTCACCGGACTAAGGATTTGGCGGCAAGAGCGGGACTTTCGCCGCGTTATTTTTCAATCAAGTTCAAAGAGATCACGGGTTCGCCCGTTCAATCCTATATTATAAAATGCCGTATCGACCGCGCGCGCCATCTGCTGCTCCATGCGGGAATGAATGTGACCGAGGTGGCCGAAGCGCTCGGCTATCGGGACATCTTTTTCTTCAGCCGCCAATTCAAGCAGTATACGGGCAAAAGCCCCTCCGAAATCCGCTGA
- the asd gene encoding archaetidylserine decarboxylase (Phosphatidylserine decarboxylase is synthesized as a single chain precursor. Generation of the pyruvoyl active site from a Ser is coupled to cleavage of a Gly-Ser bond between the larger (beta) and smaller (alpha chains). It is an integral membrane protein.) — protein MAQTMMRFFTELSSRKWIASLTGRFSRSAASRPLIPFFAKMYNIPLHEAEKQLADYRTLNEFFTRRLKPGMRPIHEEAGALVSPVDSLITAMGPIDAGTLLNVKGQNYTIADLLNGSPRLEKYKHGYFFVLYLSPTDYHRIHAPVAGTKLETEHIRGKVYPVNDFGMTHLRSVLVRNERLVTYIAHDPGEVALVKVGAMNVSSIKYTDPDAKTWERGDDLAYFEFGSTVVLLTESGTFEPLDTLKPGTAVKMGALLGYFLKRAK, from the coding sequence ATGGCTCAAACCATGATGCGGTTTTTTACGGAGCTTTCTTCACGGAAGTGGATCGCCTCTCTAACCGGGCGTTTCTCACGGTCTGCCGCCAGCCGGCCGCTGATTCCTTTTTTTGCGAAAATGTACAATATCCCTCTGCATGAAGCGGAGAAACAGCTGGCCGATTACCGGACATTAAACGAGTTCTTTACGCGGCGGTTAAAGCCGGGCATGCGGCCGATACATGAGGAAGCCGGCGCGCTGGTCAGTCCTGTCGATTCCTTGATTACGGCTATGGGCCCCATTGATGCAGGAACCCTGCTTAACGTCAAAGGCCAAAATTATACGATTGCCGATCTGCTTAACGGCTCGCCAAGGCTAGAGAAATACAAACACGGCTATTTCTTTGTTCTTTATCTGAGTCCTACCGACTACCACCGGATCCATGCCCCCGTTGCCGGGACCAAGCTGGAAACGGAACATATCAGGGGCAAGGTTTATCCTGTTAACGACTTCGGCATGACGCATCTGAGATCCGTGCTCGTTCGCAATGAACGGCTGGTCACCTACATCGCTCATGATCCGGGCGAAGTTGCGCTTGTTAAAGTTGGCGCCATGAACGTGAGCAGTATCAAATACACCGATCCTGACGCCAAAACCTGGGAACGGGGCGACGATCTTGCTTATTTTGAATTTGGTTCTACGGTCGTTCTGCTGACGGAAAGCGGTACCTTTGAGCCGCTGGACACCCTGAAGCCCGGTACAGCCGTCAAAATGGGGGCGCTGCTCGGTTATTTCCTCAAGCGGGCGAAGTAG
- a CDS encoding glycosyltransferase family 2 protein codes for MMGKEDLTSIIIPTYNALGLVSRCVDSIRKYTRVPYEIIIVDNGSTDGTAEYCVQQALRFVSLPANSGFPAACNKGLAVSSGEQLMLLNNDCMAAPGWLPQMLSALYSSPDIGIVGPVTNYASGRQRIDAGPGGPEELLAYAAGHNRPDASKWREVKRLVGFCFLFKRSLYERIGPLDEGFSPGHYEDDDYCYRAIRKGYRLLICGDTFVYHQGSASFTSQHPEGWQDLIQRNRQRFIEKWGCDPLSFM; via the coding sequence ATGATGGGCAAGGAAGACTTAACCAGCATAATCATACCGACTTACAACGCTTTGGGTCTCGTATCCCGCTGCGTGGATTCCATCCGGAAATATACCCGGGTCCCTTATGAAATTATTATCGTCGATAACGGGTCCACGGACGGGACAGCGGAATACTGCGTCCAGCAAGCCTTGCGGTTTGTTTCGCTGCCGGCGAACAGCGGTTTTCCGGCGGCCTGCAACAAAGGGCTGGCCGTCTCGTCAGGGGAGCAGCTGATGCTGCTTAATAACGACTGTATGGCTGCCCCCGGCTGGCTGCCGCAAATGCTGTCGGCCCTGTACAGCAGTCCGGATATTGGCATCGTTGGCCCTGTGACGAACTATGCCAGCGGAAGACAAAGGATTGATGCCGGTCCGGGAGGTCCGGAGGAGCTTCTGGCTTATGCGGCTGGCCATAATCGTCCGGATGCGTCCAAATGGCGGGAGGTCAAGCGGCTGGTCGGATTTTGTTTCCTGTTCAAGCGTTCGCTGTATGAACGGATTGGCCCGCTTGACGAAGGGTTCTCTCCCGGGCATTACGAGGATGACGATTACTGCTACCGGGCCATTCGTAAAGGGTACCGGCTGCTGATCTGCGGGGATACCTTTGTGTATCACCAGGGAAGCGCCAGCTTTACTTCGCAGCATCCGGAAGGGTGGCAGGACCTCATTCAACGGAACCGCCAGCGGTTTATCGAGAAGTGGGGATGCGACCCACTGTCGTTTATGTGA
- a CDS encoding glycosyltransferase family 2 protein gives MNKRKVRSRVNPRGGKRKKLTGAAVITCHPEPVVSVIIPVMNEVRTLAGVIRESSRVHPKTEVIVVANGCRDDSAELARKLGAKVLEFEEPLGHDVPRAVGAKAAQGNVLLFVDGDMAVRADELKPFVSEILEGGDLALNDYSGPVKTGSIHPVVSSKYMLNSLLGRPDLNGVSLTAVPHALSRKAVSKIGFDTLSNPPVAYAAAILDGLRVRAVHYVNVGSRNRRRRRSGQKDLLTPLVAGDHMEAACRILELRGPRGGFSDLGRLRERAR, from the coding sequence ATGAACAAACGCAAAGTCCGTTCCAGAGTCAATCCGAGAGGCGGCAAACGAAAGAAGCTGACTGGGGCTGCTGTCATTACCTGTCACCCGGAGCCGGTCGTTTCGGTCATCATCCCGGTCATGAACGAAGTTCGGACGCTCGCCGGCGTCATCCGAGAATCCTCCCGTGTACACCCGAAGACGGAGGTCATTGTAGTGGCCAACGGCTGCCGGGACGACAGCGCGGAATTGGCGCGGAAGCTGGGGGCGAAGGTTCTAGAATTCGAGGAACCACTCGGGCACGACGTACCAAGAGCAGTCGGGGCCAAAGCGGCTCAAGGAAATGTGCTGCTGTTCGTGGACGGGGACATGGCTGTACGGGCCGATGAGCTGAAGCCCTTTGTTTCAGAAATTCTGGAGGGCGGGGATTTAGCGCTGAACGATTACAGCGGGCCGGTTAAGACCGGCAGCATTCATCCCGTAGTCAGCTCGAAGTATATGCTGAATTCGCTGCTTGGCCGGCCGGACCTGAATGGGGTGTCCCTAACGGCCGTGCCCCACGCGCTCAGCCGGAAGGCTGTGTCAAAGATCGGATTTGATACTTTGTCTAATCCGCCTGTGGCCTACGCGGCAGCGATTCTGGACGGACTTCGGGTGCGGGCCGTGCATTATGTAAATGTTGGCAGCCGGAATCGCAGGCGCAGGCGCTCGGGACAAAAGGATCTCCTGACCCCGCTTGTTGCCGGTGACCATATGGAGGCAGCCTGCCGGATTCTGGAGCTGCGGGGACCGCGCGGCGGATTTTCCGACCTGGGCAGGCTCCGGGAAAGAGCAAGGTGA
- a CDS encoding YheC/YheD family protein: MHPEYVGILLNAKMHRGIPVGRTGKEALTLYEDGAAAYGLTPCYLRLEDIRTDRETSLAYVRRGDEYIRAAIPTPRVIHNRAIYSGTGARQKITRLGSQGIIVFNANTRYSKDEIHLLLAGNPSLAGCQPHTMPATLSGIAFMMQRYNDLILKPARGSVGQGIMRLRQDMGIWRLLHRSSRGKRPERWIETRLGKGSKMMWPLPVIRQLRRVPYLVQERLPLAEFDGRPFDLRITVQRGLDGKWRITGQFAKLAAPGGFLSNIAQGGSAYPAENILRAVMPSGMAASALAGARSLAFKVAEHLSAKLPLLADLGMDIGITADGRIYFIECNGRDQRYGFREAGMDAVWRDSYRRPMAFARHLLMYQPDRQPPALFLP; this comes from the coding sequence TTGCATCCCGAATATGTCGGCATTCTGCTTAATGCAAAGATGCACCGGGGCATACCGGTTGGCCGTACCGGGAAAGAAGCTCTTACGCTTTATGAAGACGGGGCAGCCGCTTACGGTTTAACCCCCTGCTATTTGAGGCTTGAGGACATTCGGACCGATCGAGAAACGAGCCTTGCTTATGTACGGCGGGGGGATGAATACATCCGTGCCGCTATACCTACCCCGCGGGTGATCCATAACCGGGCAATCTACTCCGGGACCGGAGCGAGGCAGAAGATAACCCGGCTCGGCAGTCAGGGAATTATCGTCTTTAATGCTAATACGCGCTATTCCAAAGACGAAATCCACCTGCTGCTGGCGGGAAATCCCTCGTTAGCAGGCTGCCAGCCTCATACGATGCCCGCTACTCTCAGCGGCATAGCATTTATGATGCAGCGATATAATGATTTAATTTTAAAGCCTGCCAGAGGCTCCGTCGGACAGGGAATTATGCGATTGCGGCAGGACATGGGCATTTGGCGGCTGCTTCACCGCAGCAGCCGGGGGAAACGCCCAGAGCGGTGGATAGAAACACGGCTGGGCAAAGGCAGCAAAATGATGTGGCCTCTGCCGGTTATCCGTCAGCTCCGCCGGGTTCCTTATCTGGTACAGGAAAGGCTGCCGCTGGCTGAATTCGACGGCCGGCCCTTCGACCTGCGCATCACCGTGCAGCGTGGACTTGACGGAAAGTGGCGCATCACGGGCCAGTTTGCCAAGCTGGCCGCTCCGGGCGGATTTCTCTCCAATATTGCACAGGGAGGAAGCGCCTATCCCGCTGAAAATATACTGCGCGCCGTTATGCCGTCCGGCATGGCGGCAAGTGCGCTTGCCGGAGCCCGCTCTCTGGCGTTTAAAGTCGCGGAGCACCTCTCTGCCAAGCTGCCGCTTCTCGCCGATCTGGGCATGGATATCGGAATCACAGCCGATGGCCGCATCTACTTCATAGAATGCAACGGCCGCGATCAGCGTTACGGATTTCGGGAAGCGGGCATGGACGCGGTTTGGCGGGACAGTTATCGTCGGCCGATGGCCTTCGCCCGCCATCTGCTGATGTACCAGCCCGATCGTCAGCCTCCAGCCTTGTTCCTCCCTTAA
- a CDS encoding glycosyltransferase family 2 protein, with amino-acid sequence MLAQKRRGSSAALRLSRRRSQQFSLAGRGRQAGLSEAFAAGRMAGLTSRSAGMTDGSAASVSERPIAADSPAESVPANLVQESPVQAFRRSLSEWFSARSAKGRPSFREALSLGLAYRDGYAKAAGLLPPALGVPVPLKGKASVVITACNEEKTLGPLLDELDRLPLYERIVVLNGCTDGSFFEVKKRENVIIAYDPERLGHDVGRSIGASLAGGDSLLFVDGDMQVPAEELAAFLYEQESGTDVVLNDISAFVPPFGRQDEVTRCKLFLNQALGRPDLGSSSLTAVPHVLSRRALEVVGTAALAVPPKAQTIAILEGLAVSAPCTADVIQRNRLRQGNLGTGNKVAQLIVGDHAEALHEAVKRLGPRLHWQSVSRPELAKARNG; translated from the coding sequence ATGTTAGCCCAGAAAAGGCGCGGCAGCTCTGCAGCCCTCCGCCTGAGCCGGCGGCGCTCCCAGCAGTTTTCCTTGGCTGGACGCGGGCGGCAGGCAGGACTCTCTGAGGCTTTTGCGGCTGGAAGAATGGCCGGGCTTACCTCCAGGTCCGCTGGAATGACCGATGGATCAGCGGCTTCCGTCTCGGAGCGTCCGATTGCAGCTGATTCTCCGGCTGAGTCGGTTCCGGCGAATCTGGTGCAGGAAAGTCCGGTGCAGGCTTTTCGCCGTTCCTTGTCTGAATGGTTCAGCGCTCGTTCCGCTAAGGGGCGGCCATCTTTCCGCGAGGCGCTGTCTCTCGGGCTCGCTTACCGGGATGGATACGCCAAGGCAGCCGGCCTGTTACCGCCGGCTTTAGGTGTGCCGGTGCCTTTGAAGGGAAAGGCTTCCGTGGTGATCACGGCTTGTAATGAAGAGAAAACGCTGGGGCCGCTGCTGGATGAATTGGACCGTCTGCCGCTTTATGAACGGATTGTCGTGTTGAACGGCTGCACGGACGGGAGCTTTTTCGAGGTCAAGAAACGGGAGAACGTCATCATCGCTTACGATCCTGAAAGGCTTGGACATGATGTCGGCCGGTCTATTGGCGCTTCCCTGGCCGGCGGTGACAGTCTACTATTCGTGGATGGGGATATGCAGGTGCCGGCCGAAGAGCTCGCGGCTTTTCTCTATGAGCAGGAAAGCGGAACCGATGTGGTTCTGAATGATATTTCGGCATTCGTGCCTCCATTTGGCCGGCAGGATGAAGTAACCCGCTGCAAATTGTTCCTGAATCAGGCGCTGGGACGCCCGGATTTGGGGAGCAGCTCACTGACGGCAGTGCCTCATGTCTTGTCCCGCCGGGCTTTAGAGGTGGTCGGTACGGCAGCGCTGGCCGTTCCGCCCAAGGCGCAGACGATAGCCATTCTGGAAGGGCTGGCCGTTTCTGCCCCCTGCACGGCGGATGTTATCCAGCGCAACCGGCTTCGCCAGGGCAATCTGGGAACGGGCAATAAAGTGGCCCAGCTAATTGTCGGCGATCATGCCGAAGCGCTGCACGAAGCCGTAAAACGGCTCGGGCCGAGACTGCACTGGCAAAGTGTTTCCCGGCCGGAGCTGGCGAAAGCGAGGAACGGATGA
- a CDS encoding sugar phosphate nucleotidyltransferase, with amino-acid sequence MKGVILAGGTGTRLYPLTRLINKHLLPVGESPMICYGIDKLKQAGITDILLIIGKQSAGLYTDFLGSGQEMGVNLTYKIQEQAGGIAEALGLARGFIPAGGRFVVLLGDNLFMDDLQPFVEKFKQQSYGSARVLLKPVKDSRRYGVPVFDENNRRLIARIEEKPEHPKSNYSVTGIYMYDDQVFERIASTRPSARGELEITDVNNLYAREGKLEYDVLRKWWTDAGTFESLQEAARKMGKAGR; translated from the coding sequence ATGAAAGGCGTCATCTTGGCGGGAGGCACAGGAACAAGGCTGTACCCGTTAACCCGGCTGATCAACAAACACCTGCTTCCGGTCGGAGAATCGCCCATGATTTGTTACGGAATCGACAAGCTCAAGCAGGCGGGAATTACCGATATTCTGCTGATTATAGGCAAACAATCGGCCGGCCTGTATACCGATTTTCTCGGCAGCGGCCAGGAGATGGGGGTCAACCTTACCTACAAAATTCAGGAGCAGGCCGGAGGGATCGCCGAAGCGCTTGGTCTTGCCCGGGGATTTATTCCTGCCGGGGGCCGGTTTGTAGTGCTGCTGGGCGACAATCTGTTTATGGATGATCTGCAGCCTTTTGTTGAGAAATTCAAGCAGCAGTCTTACGGAAGCGCGCGTGTGCTGCTCAAACCGGTTAAGGATTCGCGCCGTTATGGCGTGCCTGTGTTTGATGAGAATAACCGCAGGCTGATTGCGCGGATTGAAGAGAAACCGGAGCACCCGAAATCAAATTACAGTGTAACCGGTATTTATATGTACGATGACCAGGTGTTTGAACGGATAGCATCTACGAGGCCTTCGGCGCGCGGTGAGCTGGAAATTACCGATGTGAACAATCTGTATGCCCGGGAAGGCAAGCTTGAATATGATGTACTGCGGAAATGGTGGACAGATGCCGGAACGTTTGAATCTTTACAGGAAGCGGCCCGGAAGATGGGGAAAGCAGGCCGGTAA
- a CDS encoding PLP-dependent aminotransferase family protein, with amino-acid sequence MPWEQALSTYRFKYLALYHAIRSRIRDGSLPEGTRLPASRELAELYGLSRGSVAQAYDMLLAEGYVVARVGRGTFVAAHFAEPGKESAEKGAAAEKASKDKNDKNDKNDKNEGTDLYSAGQAAAEANDGKEGPSEELSKELSEDLSGNSSAKSGLKLSPWAARLTELYMQAEAGRQTGRIEQAGQTGQTEQTGKVGQAGKIGQPGQAGREDSSASSRVSFASGGEKPPAEFPHAAWRSALVRASSAAYDSAADVFGDAGLRAAIAAHLRASRGIAADPASICCFSGSMQAIALLSQLLLGEGAQAVLEDPGYPGIRLAAAAAGAAVLPAEVDGRGIIPRDWDARVLFVTPGRQFPTGAVLAPERRRELLAWAQRRNAVIVEDDFDSEFRWAGQPMEPLMAQDRGERVVFVGTFTKTLFPALRIGYAVLPMPLVEPVRRAKALFEPASPALVEQRTLARFMARGDYDKHLRRMRRIYGARYEVFRREMAARLGGLFAPLPLNSGLHVYAEWRRSPDDYRLFSAACRQEGILFRDVEVYWTGSHPPAACFFFAHLQPEEIICGIGQMEEIGRKIWGDGVSVV; translated from the coding sequence TTGCCGTGGGAACAAGCGCTATCTACGTACCGCTTTAAATATTTGGCGCTTTACCATGCTATTCGCAGCAGGATTCGGGACGGCTCATTGCCGGAGGGAACGAGACTTCCGGCCTCCAGGGAGCTGGCGGAGCTGTATGGGCTGTCCCGGGGCAGTGTAGCCCAGGCTTACGATATGCTGCTGGCAGAAGGATATGTAGTGGCCCGGGTAGGCCGGGGAACCTTTGTAGCTGCCCATTTTGCGGAGCCTGGAAAAGAATCTGCGGAGAAGGGCGCAGCGGCAGAAAAGGCCAGCAAGGACAAGAACGACAAGAACGACAAGAACGACAAGAACGAAGGAACGGATCTTTATTCTGCAGGACAAGCGGCCGCGGAAGCGAATGACGGGAAGGAGGGGCCTTCTGAGGAGCTCTCCAAGGAGCTCTCCGAGGACCTTTCGGGGAACAGCAGCGCCAAATCCGGATTGAAGCTGTCCCCTTGGGCGGCAAGGCTGACGGAGCTCTATATGCAGGCGGAGGCCGGGAGACAGACCGGGCGGATCGAGCAGGCCGGGCAAACTGGACAAACTGAACAGACCGGGAAAGTCGGGCAAGCTGGAAAAATCGGGCAACCCGGGCAGGCCGGGCGGGAGGACAGCTCCGCCTCCTCCCGCGTTTCTTTCGCCAGCGGCGGGGAGAAGCCGCCGGCGGAATTCCCGCACGCAGCCTGGCGCAGCGCGCTGGTGCGGGCCTCCTCCGCCGCTTACGACAGCGCGGCGGACGTCTTTGGCGATGCGGGGCTCCGGGCCGCGATAGCGGCCCATCTGCGCGCAAGCCGCGGCATCGCCGCAGACCCTGCATCGATCTGCTGCTTCAGCGGATCGATGCAGGCCATCGCGCTCCTGAGCCAGCTGCTGCTGGGCGAAGGAGCGCAGGCCGTGCTCGAGGATCCCGGATATCCCGGGATCCGGCTGGCCGCCGCCGCTGCCGGGGCGGCGGTCCTCCCGGCCGAAGTGGACGGCCGGGGCATCATCCCGCGCGATTGGGATGCGCGCGTGCTGTTTGTGACGCCGGGCCGGCAGTTCCCGACCGGCGCCGTGCTGGCGCCTGAGCGGCGGCGCGAGCTGCTGGCCTGGGCCCAGCGGCGGAACGCGGTCATCGTCGAAGACGACTTTGACAGCGAGTTCCGCTGGGCCGGCCAGCCGATGGAGCCGCTCATGGCGCAAGACCGGGGTGAACGGGTCGTCTTCGTCGGCACGTTCACCAAAACCTTGTTCCCCGCGCTGCGCATCGGCTACGCGGTGCTCCCGATGCCGCTGGTGGAGCCTGTGCGGCGCGCCAAAGCGCTGTTCGAGCCTGCTTCGCCGGCTCTGGTGGAGCAGCGGACGCTGGCCCGGTTTATGGCCCGCGGCGACTATGACAAACATCTGCGGCGGATGCGCCGGATTTATGGCGCGCGTTATGAAGTATTCCGCCGGGAGATGGCTGCCCGCCTTGGCGGTTTGTTTGCGCCGCTTCCGCTGAACAGCGGCCTGCATGTGTACGCCGAGTGGCGCCGGAGCCCGGACGATTACCGGCTGTTCTCGGCCGCCTGCAGGCAGGAAGGAATCCTCTTCCGCGACGTGGAAGTGTACTGGACAGGATCACATCCTCCGGCAGCCTGCTTCTTTTTCGCCCATTTACAGCCGGAAGAGATCATTTGCGGCATAGGTCAAATGGAGGAGATTGGCCGCAAAATTTGGGGTGACGGCGTTTCCGTAGTATAA